One Sinorhizobium sp. BG8 DNA window includes the following coding sequences:
- a CDS encoding efflux RND transporter permease subunit, translating to MNFSRFFIDRPVFAGVLSVLIVVAGLIGMRSLPISEYPEVVPPSVVVRAQYPGANPKVIAETVATPLEESINGVEDMLYMSSQATADGVMTLTVTFKLGTDPDKAQQLVQNRVSQAEPRLPSEVRDLGVTTVKSSPDLMMVIHLSSPDDRYDITYLRNYAVLNIKDRLARIDGVGQVQIFGSGDYSMRIWIDPEKAAERGLAASDVVDAIRQQNVQAAAGVIGASPNVSGIDLQLSVNAQGRLQTPEEFGDIIVKSGENGAITRLRDVANIELGAADYSLRSLLNNKPAVAIPVFQAPGSNAIEISDQVTATMNELQIAMPEGVRYDIVYDTTQFVRSSIEKVIDTLLEAVALVVIVVILFLQTWRASIIPLIAVPVSIIGTFAVMYVFGFSINALSLFGLVLAIGIVVDDAIVVVENVERNIENGLSPRDATYRAMREVSGPIIAIALVLVAVFVPLAFITGLSGQFYRQFALTIAISTVISALNSLTLSPALAALLLKDHHAPKDWLTRAMDWVFGWFFRGFNRVFASSSNGYGRGVGAILSRKSIIMVIYLGLIGVTYILFQSVPGGFVPAQDKQYLIGFAQLPDAATLDRTEDVIERMSAIVLDQPGVEHAIAFPGLSINGFTNGSNAGIVFVGLSSFEERKSPELSANAIAMQLNQKFGAIQDAFIAMFPPPPVQGLGTTGGFKLQIEDRAGLGYQALDEATKAFLAKAYQAPELAGLFSSFQINVPQLYADLDRAKAEQLGVSVTDVFETLQIYLGSLYVNDFNAFGRTYSVRVQADAKFRARAEDIGQLKVRSRTGEMIPLAALLKVDATTGPERTTRYNGFLAADINGGPAPGFSSGQAQAAIERIAAETLPAGISFEWTDLTYQQILAGNSGIIVFPLALLLVFLVLAAQYESLTLPLAIIMIVPMGVLAALTGVWLTGGDNNIFTQIGLIVLVGLSAKNAILIVEFARELEFEGRSPVAAAIEASRLRLRPILMTSMAFIMGVVPLVVSTGAGAEMRAAMGVAVFSGMIGVTFFGIFMTPVFYVLVRKLTGNRPLRRHDLPDLLPAAAG from the coding sequence ATGAATTTCTCGAGGTTCTTTATCGATCGTCCGGTGTTTGCCGGAGTTCTTTCGGTCCTCATCGTCGTTGCGGGATTGATCGGCATGCGTTCGCTGCCGATCTCGGAGTATCCCGAGGTCGTCCCGCCATCCGTCGTGGTGCGGGCGCAGTATCCGGGCGCCAATCCCAAGGTGATCGCGGAGACGGTCGCCACGCCGCTCGAGGAGTCGATAAATGGCGTCGAGGACATGCTCTACATGTCCAGCCAGGCGACCGCCGACGGCGTCATGACGCTTACAGTGACTTTCAAGCTCGGGACCGATCCCGACAAGGCTCAGCAACTCGTGCAGAACCGCGTCTCCCAGGCGGAGCCGAGGTTGCCGTCCGAAGTCCGCGATCTCGGCGTGACGACGGTCAAGAGCTCACCGGACCTGATGATGGTCATTCACTTGAGTTCGCCTGACGACAGGTACGACATCACGTATCTGCGCAACTACGCCGTCCTCAACATCAAGGATCGGCTTGCCCGTATCGATGGCGTGGGCCAGGTGCAGATCTTCGGCTCCGGCGACTATTCCATGCGCATCTGGATCGATCCTGAGAAGGCTGCGGAGCGCGGTCTTGCGGCGAGCGATGTCGTCGACGCCATCCGTCAGCAGAACGTGCAGGCGGCGGCCGGCGTGATCGGTGCGTCGCCCAACGTCTCAGGCATAGACCTGCAGCTTTCCGTCAACGCGCAAGGGCGCCTCCAAACTCCCGAGGAATTCGGCGACATCATCGTCAAGAGCGGAGAGAACGGTGCAATCACCCGGCTTCGGGATGTTGCGAACATTGAACTCGGTGCCGCAGACTACTCGCTGCGCTCGCTGCTCAACAACAAGCCTGCCGTCGCGATCCCCGTGTTCCAGGCCCCGGGCTCGAATGCAATCGAGATCTCCGACCAGGTGACGGCGACCATGAACGAGCTTCAGATCGCCATGCCCGAAGGCGTCCGTTATGACATCGTCTACGACACCACGCAGTTCGTCCGGTCTTCCATCGAGAAGGTCATTGACACGCTGCTGGAGGCTGTCGCACTCGTCGTCATCGTCGTCATCCTCTTCCTGCAGACTTGGCGCGCCTCGATCATCCCGCTGATCGCGGTTCCTGTCTCCATCATCGGCACTTTCGCGGTGATGTACGTCTTCGGCTTCTCGATTAACGCGCTGAGCCTCTTCGGTCTGGTTCTGGCGATCGGTATCGTCGTCGATGACGCGATCGTCGTGGTGGAAAACGTCGAGCGCAACATCGAGAACGGCCTTTCTCCGCGGGATGCGACCTATCGCGCCATGAGGGAAGTGTCGGGCCCGATCATCGCAATTGCGCTCGTTCTCGTGGCGGTATTCGTGCCGCTCGCCTTCATCACCGGTCTGTCAGGGCAATTCTATCGCCAGTTCGCCCTGACGATTGCAATCTCCACGGTGATCTCGGCCCTTAACTCGCTGACGCTTTCGCCGGCGCTCGCGGCACTTCTTCTGAAGGATCATCATGCGCCGAAGGATTGGCTGACGCGTGCGATGGACTGGGTCTTCGGCTGGTTCTTCCGAGGCTTCAACCGCGTATTCGCTTCGAGCTCGAACGGATATGGCCGCGGGGTAGGGGCAATCCTGTCGCGCAAGAGCATCATCATGGTGATCTATCTGGGCCTGATCGGCGTCACCTACATCCTGTTCCAATCGGTTCCGGGTGGGTTCGTTCCGGCGCAAGACAAGCAATACCTCATCGGCTTCGCGCAATTGCCGGATGCGGCAACGCTCGACCGGACCGAAGACGTCATCGAGAGGATGAGCGCGATCGTTCTGGACCAGCCGGGCGTGGAGCACGCCATCGCTTTCCCGGGACTGTCGATCAACGGATTCACCAACGGCTCCAACGCCGGGATCGTCTTCGTGGGTCTCTCCTCCTTCGAGGAGCGCAAGAGCCCCGAACTCTCGGCGAACGCCATAGCGATGCAGCTCAATCAGAAGTTCGGTGCGATCCAGGATGCCTTCATCGCCATGTTCCCGCCGCCGCCGGTGCAAGGGCTGGGCACCACCGGTGGGTTCAAGCTTCAGATCGAGGACCGCGCGGGACTGGGATACCAGGCGCTGGACGAGGCAACCAAGGCGTTCCTCGCCAAGGCATACCAGGCACCGGAACTGGCGGGGTTGTTTTCCAGCTTCCAGATCAACGTGCCGCAGCTCTATGCCGACCTGGACCGGGCCAAGGCAGAGCAGCTCGGCGTTTCAGTCACGGATGTGTTCGAGACGCTGCAGATCTATCTCGGTTCTCTTTATGTGAACGACTTCAACGCTTTTGGCAGGACCTACAGCGTGCGGGTACAGGCCGATGCCAAGTTCCGCGCTCGCGCTGAGGATATCGGCCAGCTGAAGGTGCGTTCGCGGACCGGCGAAATGATCCCGCTTGCGGCTCTCCTGAAGGTCGACGCCACCACAGGCCCGGAACGCACGACGCGCTATAACGGCTTCCTTGCCGCCGACATCAACGGCGGACCGGCGCCGGGGTTCTCGTCGGGCCAGGCGCAGGCGGCGATCGAGCGCATCGCGGCGGAGACCTTGCCTGCGGGTATCAGCTTCGAGTGGACGGACCTGACCTACCAGCAGATCCTCGCCGGAAACTCGGGCATCATCGTCTTTCCGCTTGCCCTGCTGCTCGTCTTCCTCGTGCTCGCGGCCCAGTATGAAAGCCTGACGCTCCCGCTTGCGATCATCATGATCGTACCGATGGGCGTGCTTGCGGCCCTGACCGGGGTTTGGCTGACCGGCGGTGACAACAACATCTTCACCCAAATCGGCCTGATCGTCCTTGTGGGGCTTTCGGCGAAGAACGCCATCCTGATCGTGGAGTTCGCTCGGGAGCTGGAGTTCGAGGGACGCTCGCCCGTCGCCGCCGCCATCGAGGCAAGCCGCCTTCGGCTTCGCCCGATCCTGATGACGTCAATGGCGTTCATCATGGGTGTGGTGCCGCTTGTCGTCTCCACTGGCGCAGGCGCGGAAATGCGCGCAGCCATGGGCGTTGCCGTCTTCTCGGGCATGATCGGGGTCACGTTCTTCGGCATCTTCATGACGCCGGTGTTCTACGTCCTCGTCCGCAAGCTCACGGGCAACCGGCCATTGCGCCGGCACGACCTGCCCGACTTGCTGCCCGCGGCGGCTGGATGA
- a CDS encoding efflux RND transporter periplasmic adaptor subunit encodes MPSNKRRWALWGAGLGIAASVSSVAFHFDLTSGANATPAAQTAAAPAVPVTVASVVPRSVTTWQEFSGRLEAVERVQVRSRVAGAIQSIHFREGSLVKSGDLLVTIDPEPYQAAVAQADGLVGSARAKVELATTELERGRRLAAKNTISDSDLAQRMSAHSEAVASLRSAEAALKVAQLELSYTDIRAPISGRAGKREITVGNLVAAGSASPVLTTLVSSGPIYASFDASEELVTRTLAELPSNGALAAIEQVPVEIGTVDDEGTPVRGRLQLVDNEIDAASGTVRVRAVIDNPDGRLMPGQFVHIRMGQPKAQDRVLISERAIGTDQDKKFVFVVDAANTVAYRQVELGTSVDGLRIVEKGLNPGDRIVTNGLQRVRPGAVVDPQTEVAAAK; translated from the coding sequence ATGCCGTCGAACAAGAGACGCTGGGCCCTGTGGGGCGCCGGCCTGGGGATTGCTGCGTCTGTTTCAAGCGTGGCCTTCCACTTTGATCTTACTTCGGGTGCGAATGCGACGCCCGCTGCCCAGACCGCCGCAGCTCCCGCTGTTCCCGTTACCGTTGCCTCGGTGGTGCCGCGCAGCGTGACTACCTGGCAGGAGTTTTCCGGCCGCCTCGAGGCGGTGGAACGTGTCCAGGTTCGCTCCCGTGTGGCGGGAGCGATCCAATCGATCCATTTCCGCGAAGGTAGCCTTGTGAAATCCGGCGATCTGTTGGTGACGATTGATCCGGAACCCTACCAGGCTGCCGTTGCGCAGGCGGATGGCCTCGTTGGTTCGGCGAGGGCGAAGGTCGAACTCGCGACCACCGAGCTCGAGCGCGGCCGCCGGCTTGCGGCGAAGAATACGATCTCGGATAGCGATCTCGCCCAGCGCATGAGCGCCCACAGCGAGGCGGTCGCAAGCCTGCGTTCGGCCGAGGCTGCGCTCAAGGTGGCGCAGCTTGAACTCAGCTATACGGACATTCGTGCCCCGATTTCGGGGCGCGCCGGCAAGCGGGAGATAACCGTCGGCAACCTCGTCGCCGCGGGCTCGGCCTCACCGGTGCTGACGACCCTCGTATCCTCAGGTCCCATCTATGCAAGCTTTGATGCCAGCGAGGAACTGGTCACGCGCACCCTGGCAGAGCTTCCATCGAACGGGGCACTCGCTGCGATCGAGCAGGTCCCTGTGGAAATCGGCACCGTCGATGATGAGGGCACGCCGGTGCGTGGCCGTCTCCAGCTGGTCGACAATGAGATCGACGCGGCAAGCGGCACGGTACGGGTCCGCGCCGTTATCGACAATCCCGACGGGCGCCTGATGCCCGGTCAGTTCGTGCACATTCGCATGGGCCAACCCAAGGCCCAGGATCGTGTGCTGATCAGTGAGCGGGCGATCGGGACCGACCAGGACAAGAAGTTCGTGTTCGTCGTCGATGCGGCAAACACCGTTGCCTATCGCCAGGTTGAACTGGGCACCTCGGTCGACGGCCTCCGGATCGTCGAGAAGGGTCTCAACCCCGGCGACCGCATCGTAACCAACGGGCTTCAGCGCGTGCGCCCCGGAGCCGTGGTGGATCCGCAGACCGAAGTGGCTGCCGCAAAGTAA
- a CDS encoding LysR family transcriptional regulator — MDQLSAMRVFVRVVETGNFSRAATALDMPKTTVTNLIQGLEAHLRTTLLNRTTRRVMVTTDGALYYERASQILSEIEELDGSLSNSQAQPSGRLRVEMAGAFADLIVIPALCDFHTRYPQITIDLGVGDRLVDYIAENVDCALRGGTPADQSLIARKVSEMEMITCAAPTYIEKIGMPTKPEDLTGDHFAVGYLMAQAGKVLPMEFEKDGESREITPRYIVSANDARSYLNAVLTGLGVAQVPVFMAKEPLANGRLVPVLTDWRCEPIPLYVVYPQTRHLSNKVRVFVDWLVRLVQGLKDERLPSQVLRIG, encoded by the coding sequence ATGGACCAGCTTTCGGCTATGCGGGTTTTCGTGAGGGTAGTTGAAACCGGCAATTTCTCGCGCGCCGCGACTGCCCTCGACATGCCCAAGACCACGGTCACCAACCTCATTCAGGGGCTGGAGGCACACCTGCGCACAACGCTCCTCAATCGCACCACGCGTCGCGTTATGGTAACGACCGACGGTGCGCTCTACTACGAACGCGCTTCCCAGATTCTGTCAGAAATAGAAGAGCTTGACGGCAGCCTTTCCAATTCTCAGGCACAGCCATCCGGCAGGCTGCGCGTGGAGATGGCGGGCGCATTCGCGGACCTGATCGTCATTCCCGCACTTTGCGATTTCCATACGCGCTACCCGCAGATCACCATCGATCTCGGCGTGGGAGATCGGCTGGTGGATTATATCGCGGAGAACGTCGACTGCGCGCTGCGCGGCGGTACGCCAGCCGACCAGTCGCTGATCGCCCGCAAGGTCTCGGAAATGGAGATGATCACCTGCGCGGCCCCCACCTACATCGAAAAAATCGGCATGCCGACAAAACCGGAAGACCTCACGGGCGATCATTTCGCCGTCGGTTATCTAATGGCACAGGCCGGGAAAGTTCTGCCGATGGAGTTCGAAAAAGACGGTGAGAGCCGGGAGATCACGCCCCGCTACATCGTCTCGGCGAACGATGCCCGCTCTTACCTGAATGCCGTGCTGACGGGCCTTGGCGTGGCGCAGGTACCGGTTTTCATGGCCAAGGAGCCGCTTGCGAACGGTCGCCTCGTGCCTGTGTTGACCGATTGGAGGTGCGAACCGATTCCTCTCTATGTCGTCTATCCGCAGACGCGACATCTTTCCAACAAGGTGCGCGTCTTCGTCGACTGGCTGGTCAGGCTCGTTCAGGGGTTGAAGGACGAACGCCTGCCATCGCAGGTGCTTCGGATCGGCTGA
- a CDS encoding response regulator transcription factor: protein MALLHGNGRDDVGIAEAAVARTRSEPQRAIVIITKTGSVSERLVHALEREFPWVVVDQVGDAASACRPFAHPVSLILIDVPLVKEAEEVSASLAGMHPQALTAVIEPHDQSLATIPVDILASPLVRSVLPMNLRLDVWLSVIRLMLCGGEYFPPGMILHAKKNGHNTDSMFARRPAPVSATAGATPVAHLTTRELQILEMVSRGLQNKLIAAEFRLSEHTVKIHLHNIIRKLGAHNRTEAAARFRHFQEQNAWLPER, encoded by the coding sequence ATGGCCTTATTGCATGGGAACGGTCGCGACGACGTCGGCATTGCCGAAGCCGCGGTCGCCAGGACGCGGTCGGAGCCGCAACGTGCGATCGTGATCATCACGAAAACCGGCTCGGTGTCAGAAAGGCTCGTTCACGCTCTGGAACGCGAGTTTCCCTGGGTCGTGGTAGACCAGGTGGGCGATGCCGCCTCTGCCTGCCGCCCGTTCGCTCACCCGGTCTCCCTGATCCTCATCGATGTACCCCTGGTAAAAGAGGCGGAAGAGGTGTCGGCCAGTCTCGCCGGCATGCACCCCCAGGCCCTCACTGCGGTCATCGAGCCGCACGACCAGAGCCTCGCCACGATCCCTGTCGATATCCTCGCGTCACCGCTCGTTCGAAGCGTGCTGCCGATGAACCTCAGGCTCGACGTGTGGCTGTCCGTGATCCGGCTGATGCTCTGCGGCGGCGAGTACTTCCCACCAGGAATGATCCTTCACGCCAAGAAGAACGGGCACAACACGGACTCGATGTTCGCACGTCGTCCCGCGCCCGTTTCTGCCACAGCGGGCGCGACGCCCGTGGCGCATCTGACCACGCGGGAGCTGCAGATCCTCGAAATGGTCTCCCGCGGCCTGCAGAACAAACTCATCGCCGCGGAGTTTCGCCTGTCGGAACACACTGTGAAGATCCATCTTCACAACATCATCAGAAAACTCGGGGCCCATAACAGGACCGAGGCCGCAGCGCGGTTCCGCCACTTCCAGGAGCAGAACGCCTGGTTGCCGGAGCGGTGA
- a CDS encoding polysaccharide biosynthesis/export family protein — MTAYCSTRRAPPRRTLRVVAFLVACGFASPLLAASTHFPPQTKIRLTIVQWMPTKGAYEQWGALGGDYVVSEAGTISLPVLGTVDLGDLDDTALGKEIARRLQARIGLVETPEATVQVLSYPPIYVIGDVSTPGQFEFRTGMTVLQALAMSGGEAQDKNSLSRSQEIELIGELRSIDANVLRGSIRIARLQAEISGAKEIEFTLPIGTDRRVAEAILEQEEAIFSARRNDLERQSKSLTELRKLLDAELVSLGEKAKGVDANASSLEKELANVKTMVERGLTIPSRQAELERTLRGIRSDQLDLVTATMRARQSIAETTRDLDGLYDKRHTEIASELQTELSALDQQELKRETTQKKLLDGLAEGGGSTSREKRPLIFAVTRRIDSKTNEFPATEMTLLIPGDVVRVTQVPLEATQFDTEETDVSVSPTPRSQEASQ, encoded by the coding sequence ATGACCGCATACTGCAGCACTCGCCGGGCCCCTCCGCGAAGAACGCTCCGCGTGGTCGCCTTCCTCGTCGCCTGCGGCTTTGCGTCTCCCCTCCTGGCAGCGTCTACCCACTTTCCGCCGCAGACGAAAATCCGGCTGACCATCGTACAATGGATGCCGACCAAGGGCGCTTACGAACAATGGGGCGCCCTCGGCGGCGACTACGTCGTGTCCGAAGCGGGGACCATTTCCCTTCCCGTACTGGGCACTGTCGATCTTGGGGATCTCGACGACACCGCGCTCGGAAAGGAGATCGCAAGGCGTCTTCAGGCCAGGATCGGATTGGTCGAGACGCCGGAGGCGACCGTACAAGTCCTCTCCTATCCACCGATCTACGTCATCGGAGACGTCAGCACGCCCGGTCAATTCGAGTTCCGCACGGGAATGACCGTCCTACAGGCACTGGCAATGAGCGGCGGCGAGGCCCAGGACAAGAATTCGCTCTCTCGCTCGCAGGAGATCGAGCTCATCGGGGAGTTGCGGTCGATAGACGCCAACGTTCTGCGCGGTTCCATCAGGATTGCACGGCTACAGGCGGAAATCTCCGGTGCCAAGGAGATTGAATTCACGCTGCCTATCGGAACCGATCGCAGGGTCGCGGAAGCGATCCTTGAGCAGGAGGAGGCCATTTTCTCCGCACGTCGGAACGACCTGGAGCGCCAATCAAAGTCGCTGACCGAGTTGCGTAAACTGCTGGATGCGGAACTCGTTTCGCTCGGCGAGAAGGCCAAAGGCGTGGACGCAAATGCGAGTTCGCTCGAGAAAGAACTGGCGAACGTAAAGACGATGGTCGAACGCGGACTGACTATCCCGTCACGACAGGCGGAGTTGGAACGCACGCTGAGAGGAATTCGCTCGGACCAGCTCGATCTGGTAACCGCCACCATGCGCGCACGTCAGAGCATTGCCGAGACCACGCGCGACCTCGATGGCCTCTACGATAAAAGGCACACCGAGATCGCGTCCGAGCTGCAGACGGAGCTGTCGGCGCTCGATCAGCAGGAACTGAAACGTGAGACAACGCAGAAGAAACTTCTCGATGGACTGGCGGAAGGCGGCGGTTCTACATCTCGGGAAAAGCGGCCGCTGATCTTCGCCGTGACGCGGCGCATCGACAGCAAGACCAACGAGTTCCCAGCGACAGAGATGACCCTTCTCATACCGGGAGACGTGGTCAGGGTTACTCAGGTCCCCCTGGAAGCAACCCAATTCGACACGGAGGAGACGGACGTTTCGGTCTCGCCAACTCCTCGATCCCAGGAGGCCAGCCAATGA
- the rfbA gene encoding glucose-1-phosphate thymidylyltransferase RfbA: protein MKGIILAGGNGTRLYPLTIAVSKQILPIYDKPMLYYPLSVLMLAGIREILVISTPRDLPCFQALLGDGSDFGLNLSYAEQPHPNGLAEAFIIGRRFIDGGNVAMILGDNIFFGHGLPAVCRQAAARQRGASVFAYHVDDPERYGVVSFDKTNGKAMSIEEKPAKPKSNWAVTGLYFYDHNVVDIASSIEPSERGELEITAVNNIYLERGELHVCQLGRGYAWLDTGTYDSLYDAASFVRTVERRQGVQIACPEEIALEMGWLGPEDVLRRASMLGKTAYASYLRRRAEEYAG from the coding sequence ATGAAGGGAATCATACTGGCCGGGGGCAACGGGACGCGCCTCTATCCCCTGACGATCGCGGTCTCGAAACAGATACTGCCGATCTACGACAAGCCGATGCTCTACTATCCCCTGAGCGTGCTGATGCTCGCGGGCATCCGGGAGATCCTTGTTATTTCGACGCCGCGCGATTTGCCCTGCTTCCAGGCGCTTCTCGGCGATGGGTCGGATTTCGGGCTGAACCTATCCTATGCGGAACAGCCTCACCCGAATGGGCTGGCGGAGGCCTTCATCATCGGCCGGAGATTCATCGACGGCGGCAATGTCGCGATGATCCTCGGCGACAACATCTTCTTCGGGCACGGCCTCCCGGCCGTCTGCCGGCAGGCGGCTGCCCGGCAGAGAGGTGCTTCGGTCTTCGCCTATCACGTAGACGATCCGGAACGATACGGCGTCGTGAGCTTCGACAAGACGAACGGCAAGGCCATGTCGATCGAGGAGAAGCCGGCCAAACCGAAATCGAACTGGGCCGTGACCGGGCTCTATTTCTATGACCACAATGTGGTCGACATTGCTTCATCGATCGAGCCGTCCGAGCGCGGCGAACTCGAAATCACCGCCGTCAACAACATCTACCTCGAACGCGGCGAGTTACACGTCTGCCAACTTGGGCGGGGATATGCCTGGCTTGATACGGGCACCTACGACAGTCTTTACGACGCCGCCTCGTTCGTGCGGACGGTCGAGCGACGCCAGGGCGTACAGATCGCCTGCCCGGAGGAAATCGCCCTCGAAATGGGCTGGCTCGGACCGGAGGACGTGCTCAGGCGCGCTTCCATGCTCGGTAAAACTGCTTATGCATCCTATCTCCGCCGTCGCGCCGAGGAATATGCCGGATGA
- the rfbC gene encoding dTDP-4-dehydrorhamnose 3,5-epimerase has product MTLEVRELGLGGVLEILPGKIGDDRGFFSETWNARKLASSGIDLHFVQDNHSRSAAKGVLRGLHYQLPPHAQDKLVRVVKGAIFDVAVDIRRGSPTFARWVGVRISPEQWNQILIPKGFAHGFLTLEPDTEVIYKVTDYYSPAHDRSIRFDDPDIAIDWPLPASDFQLSEKDRAAGYLAQAEIFDFSEGAGR; this is encoded by the coding sequence ATGACGCTGGAGGTCAGGGAGCTCGGACTGGGCGGAGTCCTGGAAATCCTTCCCGGCAAGATCGGAGACGACCGCGGCTTCTTCTCCGAAACGTGGAATGCCCGGAAGCTTGCCTCATCGGGGATCGACCTCCATTTCGTCCAGGACAATCACTCCCGTTCCGCGGCAAAGGGCGTTCTGCGTGGACTGCACTACCAACTGCCACCCCACGCCCAGGACAAACTCGTGAGGGTGGTCAAGGGCGCGATCTTTGACGTTGCCGTCGACATCCGCCGGGGATCGCCGACCTTCGCGAGATGGGTGGGTGTCCGCATCAGCCCCGAGCAATGGAACCAGATCCTCATACCCAAGGGCTTCGCCCATGGCTTCCTGACGCTCGAGCCCGATACGGAGGTGATCTACAAGGTCACCGACTATTACTCCCCCGCCCATGACCGCTCGATCCGTTTCGACGACCCCGATATCGCCATCGACTGGCCGCTGCCCGCATCGGACTTCCAGCTCTCCGAGAAGGATCGCGCCGCGGGATACCTGGCACAGGCCGAGATCTTCGATTTTTCTGAGGGAGCCGGCAGATGA
- the rfbB gene encoding dTDP-glucose 4,6-dehydratase — translation MNILVTGGAGFIGSALCRQLVDDPRNRIINVDNLTYAGNLASLREVEDRPNYRFVKADICDQTTITELLRAEKIERIIHLAAETHVDRSIDGPAMFVETNVVGTFRLLQAALDYWRALPEDLARDFRFHHVSTDEVFGDLPFDESTFNESTPYAPSSPYSASKAASDHLVRAWHHTFGLPVVLSNCSNNYGPFHFPEKLIPLVILNALDERSLPVYGAGANVRDWLYVEDHARALALVATKGVTGQSYNIGGDCERTNLTVVQTICDILDIRKPRRSEKSYRDLIAFVTDRPGHDRRYAMDTTKIKRELGWAPKESFESGLVRTIDWYLGNDWWWRPIREGRYAGERLGRLAAAQ, via the coding sequence ATGAACATACTTGTGACCGGCGGAGCCGGCTTCATCGGTTCGGCTCTTTGCCGGCAGCTCGTTGATGATCCGCGGAACCGGATCATCAACGTCGACAACCTCACCTATGCGGGCAATCTCGCCTCGCTGCGGGAAGTGGAGGATCGACCCAATTACCGTTTCGTCAAAGCTGATATCTGCGATCAGACGACGATAACGGAGCTGCTCCGGGCGGAAAAGATCGAGCGCATCATTCATCTTGCCGCCGAAACCCATGTGGATCGCTCGATCGATGGGCCGGCCATGTTCGTGGAGACCAATGTCGTCGGCACCTTCAGGCTGCTGCAGGCGGCCTTGGACTACTGGCGGGCATTGCCAGAAGACCTGGCTCGGGATTTCCGCTTCCATCATGTCTCGACCGACGAAGTCTTCGGAGACCTTCCTTTCGACGAAAGCACGTTCAACGAGAGTACGCCCTACGCGCCCTCCTCTCCCTACTCGGCCTCCAAAGCCGCTTCGGACCATCTCGTCCGCGCATGGCACCACACGTTCGGGCTGCCAGTCGTTCTTTCCAACTGCTCCAACAACTACGGGCCGTTTCATTTCCCGGAAAAACTCATACCTCTCGTCATCCTCAATGCACTCGACGAGAGGTCGTTGCCGGTCTATGGCGCAGGCGCCAACGTGCGGGACTGGCTCTATGTCGAGGATCATGCACGCGCGCTTGCACTGGTTGCCACCAAGGGCGTGACCGGCCAAAGCTACAACATCGGCGGAGATTGCGAACGCACGAACCTCACCGTCGTGCAGACGATCTGCGATATTCTGGACATCAGGAAGCCGCGCAGGAGCGAGAAGAGCTATCGCGACCTCATAGCCTTCGTGACCGATCGTCCCGGTCACGATCGCCGCTACGCGATGGATACGACCAAGATCAAGCGCGAACTCGGCTGGGCGCCGAAGGAGAGCTTCGAGAGCGGCCTCGTGCGCACGATCGATTGGTATCTCGGCAACGACTGGTGGTGGCGGCCGATCCGCGAAGGTCGCTATGCCGGCGAACGCCTGGGAAGACTGGCGGCCGCACAATGA